A single window of Danaus plexippus chromosome 31, MEX_DaPlex, whole genome shotgun sequence DNA harbors:
- the LOC116778440 gene encoding collagen alpha-1(VII) chain-like isoform X9 — protein MNLVLIFALGVLCVNADPHFVRARQPVNDQNFVFKLPDNGLQYTYFEEEELDSFGKPIVKVTFIPEEDIGHGALDLTSGVVERKLNSERKFAQGSSDHRRSRNHGRHHNIAGGVLNDGNSKSYWNSDSESTVDNENESKNYQYSSGSQIESSHSKGKLGRIPHPILRHHPRIPLRSPIQKPGLLPVDNIGIDIGVGAQISGGAKHPIIGRIPKKPWLRGKKPKGGQAPGGRNPDEVITRETETTVVTTDNAKASNEKQSSSTVTKIISETRANSDSPSNNDKPNNVDSNNNKKKPIKKCSKGPRPDDLRKPKHGKRPRGGKYPQEITTSESITTVVTKSSKELSEQDQTSSTTITKKETITQGPDYNSPDEDYQPDDNSPDRNGGQPGGKKPKGGKKPKGGNQPNKESPDDDDNSPDRNGGQPGDKKPKGGKKPKGGNQPNKESPDNDDNSPDRNGGQPGGKKPKGGKKPKGGNQPNNESPDDDDNSPDSNDGQPGGKKPKGGKKPKGGNQPNNESPDDDDQPDDNSPDRNGGQPGGKKPKGGKKPKGGNQPNNESPDDDDNSPDSNDGQPGGKKPKGGKKPKGGNQPDNESPDDDDQPDDNSPDRNGGQPGGKKPKGGKKPKGGNQPNKESPDDDGNSPDRNGGQPGGKKPKGGKKPKGGNKPSDGNPPGQTTTTVTTKTTTETTASASSPSGSPNNQQPSDDQPDVKDQPQENKPSDDKKPKAGKQPKEVSPDDNKQPDDQSPKKPKGGNQPNNESPDDDDQPDDNSPDRNGGQPGGKKPKGGKKPKGGNKPSDGNPPGQTTTTVTTKTTTETTASASSPSGSPNNQQPSDDQPDVKDQPQENKPSDDKKPKAGKQPKEVSPDDNKQPDDQSPKKPKGGSQPNNESPDDDNQPDDNSPDRNGGQPGGKKPKGGKKPKGGNQPNNESPDDDDNSPDSNDGQPGGKKPKGGKKPKGGNKPSDGNPPGQTTTTVTTKTTTETTASASSPSGSPNNQQPSDDQPDVKDQPQENKPSDDKKPKAGKQPKEVSPDDNKQPDDQSPKKPKGGNQPNNESPDDDDNSPDSNDGQPGGKKPKGGKKPKGGNQPNNESPDDDDQPDDNSPDRNGGQPGGKKPKGGKKPKGGNKPSDGNPPGQTTTTVTTKTTTETTASASSPSGSPNNQQPSDDQPDVKDQPQENKPSDDKKPKAGKQPKEVSPDDNKQPDDQSPKKPKGGNQPNNESPDDDDNSPNSNSPDRNGGQPGGKKPKGGKKPKGGNQPNNESPDDDDQPDDNSPDRNGGQPGGKKPKGGKKPKGGNQPNNESPDDDDQPDDNSPDRNGGQPGGKKPKGGKKPKGGNQPNNESPDDDDNSPDSNDGQPGGKKPKGGKKPKGGNQPNNESPDDDDQPDDNSPDRNGGQPGGKKPKGGKKPKGGNQPNNKSPVDDDQPDEDSPDSNDGQPGGKKPKGGKKPKGGNQPNNESPDDDDQPDDNSPDRNGGQPGGKKPKGGKKPKGGNQPNNESQDDDDQPDDNSPDRNGGQPGGKKPKGGKKPKGGNQPNNESPDDDDNSPDSNDGQPGGKKPKGGKKPKGGNQPNNESPDDDDQPDDNSPDRNGGQPGGKKPKGGKKPKGGNKPSDGNPPGQTTTTVTTKTTTETTASASSPSGSPNNQQPSDDQPDVKDQPQENKPSDDKKPKAGKQPKEVSPDDNKQPDDQSPKKPKGGSQPNNESPDDDNQPDDNSPDRNGGQPGGKKPKCGKKPKGGNQPNNESPDDDDNSPDSNDGQPGGKKPKGGKKPKGGNQPNNESPDDDDNSPDSNDGQPGGKKPKGGKKPKGGNQPNNESPDDDDQPDDNSPDRNGGQPGGKKPKGGKKPKGGNQPNNESPDDDDNSPDSNDGQPGGKKPKGGKKPKGGNQPNNGSPDDDDNSPDSNDGQPGGKKPKGGKKPKGGNQPNNESPDDDDNSPDSNDGQPGGKKPKGGKKPKGGNQPNNESPDDDDQPDDNSPDRNGGQPGGKKPKGGKKPKGGNKPSDGNPPGQTTTTVTTKTTTETTASASSPSGSPNNQQPSDDQPDVKDQPQENKPSDDKKPKAGKQPKEVSPDDNKQPDDQSPKKPKGGSQPNNESPDDDNQPDDNSPDRNGGQPGGKKPKGGKKPKGGNQPNNESPDDDDNSPDSNDGQPGGKKPKGGKKPKGGNQPNNESPDDDDQPDDNSPDRNGGQPGGKKPKGGKKPKGGNKPSDGNPPGQTTTTVTTKTTTETTASASSPSGSPNNQQPSDDQPDVKDQPQENKPSDDKKPKAGKQPKEVSPDDNKQPDDQSPKKPKGGNQPNNESPDDDDNSPDSNDGQPGGKKPKGGKKPKGGNQPNNESPDDDDNSPDSNDGQPGGKKPKGGKKPKGGNQPNNESPDDDDNSPDSNDGQPGGKKPKGGKKPKGGNQPNNESPDDDDNSPDSNDGQPGGKKPKGGKKPKGGNQPNNESPDDDDNSPDSNDGQPGGKKPKGGKKPKGGNQPNNESPDDDDNSPDSNDGQPGGKKPKGGKKPKGGNKPSDGNPPGQTTTTVTTKTTTETTASASSPSGSPNNQQPSDDQPDVKDQPQENKPSDDKKPKAGKQPKEVSPDDNKQPDDQSPKKPKGGSQPNNESPDDDNQPDDNSPDRNGGQPGGKKPKGGKKPKGGNQPNNESPDDDDQPDDNSPDRNGGQPGGKKPKGGKKPKGGNQPNNESPDDDDNSPDSNDGQPGGKKPKGGKKPKGGNQPNNESPDDDDNSPDSNDGQPGGKKPKGGKKPKGGNQPNNESPDDDDNSPDSNDGQPGGKKPKGGKKPKGGNQPNNESPDDDDNSPDSNDGQPGGKKPKGGKKPKGGNQPNNESPDDDDQPDDNSPDRNGGQPGGKKPKGGKKPKGGNQPNNESPDDDDQPDDNSPDRNGGQPGGPASKPDGKKPNSAEKGPNSSRKPDSSRPKGKKPRHGGIRPGRPTLIPPRGGRYPPGFIPKQPGRNRICVCFNSFSDMPAELRSQFRLY, from the exons ATGAATTTGGTGCTTATCTTCGCGCTGGGT GTGCTGTGTGTTAACGCAGACCCCCATTTCGTAAGAGCGAGACAACCAGTCA atgATCAGAATTTCGTGTTCAAACTCCCAG ATAATGGTTTACAATACACGTACTTCGAGGAAGAAGAATTGGACAGTTTTGGTAAACCAATAGTGAAAGTGACTTTCATACCAGAAG AGGACATTGGCCATGGCGCACTTGACTTGACGTCTGGGGTTGTGGAAAGAAAGCTCAACTCTGAAAGGAAATTCGCCCAAGGTTCAAGCGATCACCGCAGATCAAGGAACCATGGACGACACCATAACATCGCTGGTGGTGTCCTAAATGATGGTAACAGCAAGAGCTATTGGAACTCAGATTCGGAATCAACCGttgataatgaaaatgaaagcAAAAATTACCAATACAGTTCCG gTTCTCAAATTGAATCGTCACACTCCAAGGGAAAACTTGGACGTATTCCTCACCCAATACTGAGACACCATCCACGGATTCCGTTACGATCACCAATACAGAAACCCGGACTTCTCCCGGTCGATAATATTGGTATCGACATTGGCGTCGGAGCTCAAATCTCAGgag gggCGAAACATCCAATAATTGGAAGGATTCCAAAGAAGCCTTGGTTGCGAGGGAAGAAACCTAAAGGTGGACAGGCACCTGGCGGGAGAAACCCTGACGAAGTTATAACAAGAGAAACTGAAACAACCGTTGTGACTACAGATAATGCCAAGGCATCAAACGAAAAACAGAGTTCCTCCACCGTGACTAAGATCATATCAGAAACAAGAGCCAATTCGG aTTCTCCATCGAATAACGACAAGCCAAATAACGTTGATTCTAACAACAATAAGAAAAAACCAATTAAAAAGTGTTCGAAAg GACCTCGGCCAGATGATTTGAGGAAACCAAAACATGGCAAGAGACCAAGAGGAGGCAAATATCCTCAGGAAATAACAACTAGCGAATCGATAACGACAGTCGTAACCAAATCTAGCAAGGAATTATCTGAGCAAGACCAAACCAGTTCAACGACAATAACCAAGAAAGAAACAATAACGCAAG GACCTGACTATAACTCGCCAGACGAGGACTATCAACCCGACGACAACAGCCCTGACAGGAACGGTGGCCAGCCAGGAGGCAAGAAACCCAAGGGTGGCAAGAAACCCAAAGGTGGAAATCAACCCAACAAAGAGTCACCGGATGATGACGACAACAGCCCTGACAGGAACGGTGGCCAGCCAGGAGACAAGAAACCCAAGGGTGGCAAGAAACCCAAAGGTGGAAATCAACCCAACAAAGAGTCACCGGATAATGACGACAACAGCCCTGACAGGAACGGTGGCCAGCCAGGAGGCAAGAAACCCAAGGGTGGCAAGAAACCCAAAGGTGGAAATCAACCCAACAATGAGTCACCGGATGATGACGACAACAGCCCTGACAGCAACGATGGCCAGCCAGGAGGCAAGAAACCCAAGGGTGGCAAGAAACCCAAAGGTGGAAATCAACCCAACAATGAGTCACCGGATGATGACGACCAACCCGACGACAACAGCCCTGATAGGAACGGTGGCCAGCCAGGAGGCAAGAAACCCAAGGGTGGCAAGAAACCCAAAGGTGGAAATCAACCCAACAATGAGTCACCGGATGATGACGACAACAGCCCTGACAGCAACGATGGCCAGCCAGGAGGCAAGAAACCCAAGGGTGGCAAGAAACCCAAAGGTGGAAATCAACCCGACAATGAGTCACCGGATGATGACGACCAACCCGACGACAACAGCCCTGACAGGAACGGTGGCCAGCCAGGAGGCAAGAAACCCAAGGGTGGCAAGAAACCCAAAGGTGGAAATCAACCCAACAAAGAGTCACCGGATGATGACGGCAACAGCCCTGACAGGAACGGTGGCCAGCCAGGAGGCAAGAAACCCAAGGGTGGCAAGAAACCCAAAG GTGGAAATAAACCCAGTGACGGAAACCCGCCTGGACAAACAACAACCACAGTCACAACAAAGACGACAACAGAAACAACCGCTTCCGCCA gCTCGCCATCTGGTAGTCCCAATAACCAACAACCCAGTGACGACCAACCGGATGTAAAAGATCAGCCACAAGAAAACAAACCCAGTGATGACAAAAAACCTAAAGCTGGAAAGCAACCCAAAGAAGTTTCACCAGACGATAATAAACAGCCCGACGACCAGAGCCCAAAGAAACCCAAAG GTGGAAATCAACCCAACAATGAGTCACCGGATGATGACGACCAACCCGACGACAACAGCCCTGACAGGAACGGTGGCCAGCCAGGAGGCAAGAAACCCAAGGGTGGCAAGAAACCCAAAGGTGGAAATAAACCCAGTGACGGAAACCCGCCTGGACAAACAACAACCACAGTCACAACAAAGACGACAACAGAAACAACCGCTTCCGCCA gCTCGCCATCTGGTAGTCCCAATAACCAACAACCCAGTGACGACCAACCGGATGTAAAAGATCAGCCACAAGAAAACAAACCCAGTGATGACAAAAAACCTAAAGCTGGAAAGCAACCCAAAGAAGTTTCACCAGACGATAATAAACAGCCCGACGACCAGAGCCCAAAGAAACCCAAAGGTGGAAGTCAACCCAACAATGAGTCACCGGATGATGACAACCAACCCGACGACAACAGCCCTGACAGGAACGGTGGCCAGCCAGGAGGCAAGAAACCCAAGGGTGGCAAGAAACCCAAAGGTGGAAATCAACCCAACAATGAGTCACCGGATGATGACGACAACAGCCCTGACAGCAACGATGGCCAGCCAGGAGGCAAGAAACCCAAGGGTGGCAAGAAACCCAAAGGTGGAAATAAGCCCAGTGACGGAAACCCGCCTGGACAAACAACAACCACAGTCACAACAAAGACGACAACAGAAACAACCGCTTCCGCCA gCTCGCCATCTGGTAGTCCCAATAACCAACAACCCAGTGACGACCAACCGGATGTAAAAGATCAGCCACAAGAAAACAAACCCAGTGATGACAAAAAACCTAAAGCTGGAAAGCAACCCAAAGAAGTTTCACCAGACGATAATAAACAGCCCGACGACCAGAGCCCAAAGAAACCCAAAG GTGGAAATCAACCCAACAATGAGTCACCGGATGATGACGACAACAGCCCTGACAGCAACGATGGCCAGCCAGGAGGCAAGAAACCCAAGGGTGGCAAGAAACCCAAAGGTGGAAATCAACCCAACAATGAGTCACCGGATGATGACGACCAACCCGACGACAACAGCCCTGACAGGAACGGTGGCCAGCCAGGAGGCAAGAAACCCAAGGGTGGCAAGAAACCCAAAG GTGGAAATAAACCCAGTGACGGAAACCCGCCTGGACAAACAACAACCACAGTCACAACAAAGACGACAACAGAAACAACCGCTTCCGCCA gCTCGCCATCTGGTAGTCCCAATAACCAACAACCCAGTGACGACCAACCGGATGTAAAAGATCAGCCACAAGAAAACAAACCCAGTGATGACAAAAAACCTAAAGCTGGAAAGCAACCCAAAGAAGTTTCACCAGACGATAATAAACAGCCCGACGACCAGAGCCCAAAGAAACCCAAAGGTGGAAATCAACCCAACAATGAGTCACCGGATGATGACGACAACAGCCCTAACAGCAACAGCCCTGACAGGAACGGTGGCCAGCCAGGAGGCAAGAAACCCAAGGGTGGCAAGAAACCCAAAG GTGGAAATCAACCCAACAATGAGTCACCGGATGATGACGACCAACCCGACGACAACAGCCCTGACAGGAACGGTGGCCAGCCAGGAGGCAAGAAACCCAAGGGTGGCAAGAAACCCAAAGGTGGAAATCAACCCAACAATGAGTCACCGGATGATGACGACCAACCCGACGACAACAGCCCTGACAGGAACGGTGGCCAGCCAGGAGGCAAGAAACCCAAGGGTGGCAAGAAACCCAAAGGTGGAAATCAACCCAACAATGAGTCACCGGATGATGACGACAACAGCCCTGACAGCAACGATGGCCAGCCAGGAGGCAAGAAACCCAAGGGTGGCAAGAAACCCAAAGGTGGAAATCAACCCAACAATGAGTCACCGGATGATGACGACCAACCCGACGACAACAGCCCTGACAGGAACGGTGGCCAGCCAGGAGGCAAGAAACCCAAGGGTGGCAAGAAACCCAAAGGTGGAAATCAACCCAACAATAAGTCACCGGTTGATGACGACCAACCCGACGAAGACAGCCCTGACAGCAACGATGGCCAGCCAGGAGGCAAGAAACCCAAGGGTGGCAAGAAACCCAAAGGTGGAAATCAACCCAACAATGAGTCACCGGATGATGACGACCAACCCGACGACAACAGCCCTGACAGGAACGGTGGCCAGCCAGGAGGCAAGAAACCCAAGGGTGGCAAGAAACCCAAAGGTGGAAATCAACCCAACAATGAGTCACAGGATGATGACGACCAACCCGACGACAACAGCCCTGACAGGAACGGTGGCCAGCCAGGAGGCAAGAAACCCAAGGGTGGCAAGAAACCCAAAGGTGGAAATCAACCCAACAATGAGTCACCGGATGATGACGACAACAGCCCTGACAGCAACGATGGCCAGCCAGGAGGCAAGAAACCCAAGGGTGGCAAGAAACCCAAAGGTGGAAATCAACCCAACAATGAGTCACCGGATGATGACGACCAACCCGACGACAACAGCCCTGACAGGAACGGTGGCCAGCCAGGAGGCAAGAAACCCAAGGGTGGCAAGAAACCCAAAG GTGGAAATAAACCCAGTGACGGAAACCCGCCTGGACAAACAACAACCACAGTCACAACAAAGACGACAACAGAAACAACCGCTTCCGCCA gCTCGCCATCTGGTAGTCCCAATAACCAACAACCCAGTGACGACCAACCGGATGTAAAAGATCAGCCACAAGAAAACAAACCCAGTGATGACAAAAAACCTAAAGCTGGAAAGCAACCCAAAGAAGTTTCACCAGACGATAATAAACAGCCCGACGACCAGAGCCCAAAGAAACCCAAAGGTGGAAGTCAACCCAACAATGAGTCACCGGATGATGACAACCAACCCGACGACAACAGCCCTGACAGGAACGGTGGCCAGCCAGGAGGCAAGAAACCCAAGTGTGGCAAGAAACCCAAAGGTGGAAATCAACCCAACAATGAGTCACCGGATGATGACGACAACAGCCCTGACAGCAACGATGGCCAGCCAGGAGGCAAGAAACCCAAGGGTGGCAAGAAACCCAAAGGTGGAAATCAACCCAACAATGAGTCACCGGATGATGACGACAACAGCCCTGACAGCAACGATGGCCAGCCAGGAGGCAAGAAACCCAAGGGTGGCAAGAAACCCAAAGGTGGAAATCAACCCAACAATGAGTCACCGGATGATGACGACCAACCCGACGACAACAGCCCTGACAGGAACGGTGGCCAGCCAGGAGGCAAGAAACCCAAGGGTGGCAAGAAACCCAAAGGTGGAAATCAACCCAACAATGAGTCACCGGATGATGACGACAACAGCCCTGACAGCAACGATGGCCAGCCAGGAGGCAAGAAACCCAAGGGTGGCAAGAAACCCAAAGGTGGAAATCAACCCAACAATGGGTCACCGGATGATGACGACAACAGCCCTGACAGCAACGATGGCCAGCCAGGAGGCAAGAAACCCAAGGGTGGCAAGAAACCCAAAGGTGGAAATCAACCCAACAATGAGTCACCGGATGATGACGACAACAGCCCTGACAGCAACGATGGCCAGCCAGGAGGCAAGAAACCCAAGGGTGGCAAGAAACCCAAAGGTGGAAATCAACCCAACAATGAGTCACCGGATGATGACGACCAACCCGACGACAACAGCCCTGACAGGAACGGTGGCCAGCCAGGAGGCAAGAAACCCAAGGGTGGCAAGAAACCCAAAG GTGGAAATAAACCCAGTGACGGAAACCCGCCTGGACAAACAACAACCACAGTCACAACAAAGACGACAACAGAAACAACCGCTTCCGCCA gCTCGCCATCTGGTAGTCCCAATAACCAACAACCCAGTGACGACCAACCGGATGTAAAAGATCAGCCACAAGAAAACAAACCCAGTGATGACAAAAAACCTAAAGCTGGAAAGCAACCCAAAGAAGTTTCACCAGACGATAATAAACAGCCCGACGACCAGAGCCCAAAGAAACCCAAAGGTGGAAGTCAACCCAACAATGAGTCACCGGATGATGACAACCAACCCGACGACAACAGCCCTGACAGGAACGGTGGCCAGCCAGGAGGCAAGAAACCCAAGGGTGGCAAGAAACCCAAAGGTGGAAATCAACCCAACAATGAGTCACCGGATGATGACGACAACAGCCCTGACAGCAACGATGGCCAGCCAGGAGGCAAGAAACCCAAGGGTGGCAAGAAACCCAAAGGTGGAAATCAACCCAACAATGAGTCACCGGATGATGACGACCAACCCGACGACAACAGCCCTGACAGGAACGGTGGCCAGCCAGGAGGCAAGAAACCCAAGGGTGGCAAGAAACCCAAAG GTGGAAATAAACCCAGTGACGGAAACCCGCCTGGACAAACAACAACCACAGTCACAACAAAGACGACAACAGAAACAACCGCTTCCGCCA gCTCGCCATCTGGTAGTCCCAATAACCAACAACCCAGTGACGACCAACCGGATGTAAAAGATCAGCCACAAGAAAACAAACCCAGTGATGACAAAAAACCTAAAGCTGGAAAGCAACCCAAAGAAGTTTCACCAGACGATAATAAACAGCCCGACGACCAGAGCCCAAAGAAACCCAAAGGTGGAAATCAACCCAACAATGAGTCACCGGATGATGACGACAACAGCCCTGACAGCAACGATGGCCAGCCAGGAGGCAAGAAACCCAAGGGTGGCAAGAAACCCAAAGGTGGAAATCAACCCAACAATGAGTCACCGGATGATGACGACAACAGCCCTGACAGCAACGATGGCCAGCCAGGAGGCAAGAAACCCAAGGGTGGCAAGAAACCCAAAGGTGGAAATCAACCCAACAATGAGTCACCGGATGATGACGACAACAGCCCTGACAGCAACGATGGCCAGCCAGGAGGCAAGAAACCCAAGGGTGGCAAGAAACCCAAAGGTGGAAATCAACCCAACAATGAGTCACCGGATGATGACGACAACAGCCCTGACAGCAACGATGGCCAGCCAGGAGGCAAGAAACCCAAGGGTGGCAAGAAACCCAAAGGTGGAAATCAACCCAACAATGAGTCACCGGATGATGACGACAACAGCCCTGACAGCAACGATGGCCAGCCAGGAGGCAAGAAACCCAAGGGTGGCAAGAAACCCAAAGGTGGAAATCAACCCAACAATGAGTCACCGGATGATGACGACAACAGCCCTGACAGCAACGATGGCCAGCCAGGAGGCAAGAAACCCAAGGGTGGCAAGAAACCCAAAGGTGGAAATAAACCCAGTGACGGAAACCCGCCTGGACAAACAACAACCACAGTCACAACAAAGACGACAACAGAAACAACCGCTTCCGCCA gCTCGCCATCTGGTAGTCCCAATAACCAACAACCCAGTGACGACCAACCGGATGTAAAAGATCAGCCACAAGAAAACAAACCCAGTGATGACAAAAAACCTAAAGCTGGAAAGCAACCCAAAGAAGTTTCACCAGACGATAATAAACAGCCCGACGACCAGAGCCCAAAGAAACCCAAAGGTGGAAGTCAACCCAACAATGAGTCACCGGATGATGACAACCAACCCGACGACAACAGCCCTGACAGGAACGGTGGCCAGCCAGGAGGCAAGAAACCCAAGGGTGGCAAGAAACCCAAAGGTGGAAATCAACCCAACAATGAGTCACCGGATGATGACGACCAACCCGACGACAACAGCCCTGACAGGAACGGTGGCCAGCCAGGAGGCAAGAAACCCAAGGGTGGCAAGAAACCCAAAGGTGGAAATCAACCCAACAATGAGTCACCGGATGATGACGACAACAGCCCTGACAGCAACGATGGCCAGCCAGGAGGCAAGAAACCCAAGGGTGGCAAGAAACCCAAAGGTGGAAATCAACCCAACAATGAGTCACCGGATGATGACGACAACAGCCCTGACAGCAACGATGGCCAGCCAGGAGGCAAGAAACCCAAGGGTGGCAAGAAACCCAAAGGTGGAAATCAACCCAACAATGAGTCACCGGATGATGACGACAACAGCCCTGACAGCAACGATGGCCAGCCAGGAGGCAAGAAACCCAAGGGTGGCAAGAAACCCAAAGGTGGAAATCAACCCAACAATGAGTCACCGGATGATGACGACAACAGCCCTGACAGCAACGATGGCCAGCCAGGAGGCAAGAAACCTAAGGGTGGCAAGAAACCCAAAGGTGGAAATCAACCCAACAATGAGTCACCGGATGATGACGACCAACCCGACGACAACAGCCCTGACAGGAACGGTGGCCAGCCAGGAGGCAAGAAACCCAAGGGTGGCAAGAAACCCAAAGGTGGAAATCAACCCAACAATGAGTCACCGGATGATGACGACCAACCCGACGACAACAGCCCTGACAGGAACGGTGGCCAGCCAGGAG GTCCAGCTAGTAAACCCGATGGTAAAAAACCAAATTCAGCCGAAAAAGGCCCCAATAGTTCACGTAAACCTGATTCAAGTCGTCCGAAAGGCAAAAAGCCAAGACATGGTGGTATCAGACCCGGCAGACCTACCCTAATTCCTCCACGTGGTG GTCGATACCCACCAGGATTCATCCCCAAGCAGCCAGGTCGCAACCGCATCTGCGTGTGCTTCAACAGCTTTAGCGACATGCCGGCAGAACTCAGATCCCAATTCCGATTATACTGA